From a single Andrena cerasifolii isolate SP2316 chromosome 8, iyAndCera1_principal, whole genome shotgun sequence genomic region:
- the LOC143372228 gene encoding uncharacterized protein LOC143372228: protein MRMLGIAREGINVFCGLMDLGQGLSKSCYDDIVKLLHDTTKTAFDILCKKAVEEEKKKNEENGRPASSFKVSGDGSWKKRGFSSLFGVITLIGYCSGKVIDIVVKGSYCQACTYWEKKKDNDDYKLWLEDHADECSINHHGSAGKMEVISMVEMFSRSEEKFGVKYLNYIGDGDAKTFKAIVDMQPYGDDFDVKKSECVGHVEKRMGSRLRSVKTSAKLGGRGKLTEVLTKKWTKYYGLAIRRNHESVEEMQKAVMATFYHMISTGENPQHQNCPTGTNSWCKWRVAEAAGTIGSYEHLPALHPDVQEHILPIYEDLSRVDLLERCLGGHTQNANESFNATIWRLAPKHLNCGFKIVEIASFLAAGTFNEGYSFVLQLMQALDLIIGRECKMFAHEHDAQRLKRQERRSLSSIREERTIRGEQNAALLEEFEEEEGLMYGPGIAD, encoded by the coding sequence ATGAGAATGCTGGGCATCGCAAGAGAAGGGATTAATGTTTTTTGTGGCCTTATGGATCTTGGACAAGGTCTAAGCAAAAGCTGTTACGACGATATTGTGAAACTTCTTCATGATACGacaaaaactgcatttgatATTCTATGCAAAAAGGcggttgaagaagaaaaaaagaagaatgagGAAAATGGAAGACCTGCATCAAGTTTTAAAGTTTCCGGCGATGGATCTTGGAAAAAGCGCGGCTTTTCTTCTCTGTTTGGTGTAATTACACTAATTGGATACTGCAGTGGTAAGGTGATAGATATTGTGGTTAAAGGGAGTTATTGCCAAGCATGTACATATtgggaaaagaaaaaagataatGACGATTATAAGCTGTGGTTGGAAGATCATGCTGACGAATGTTCCATAAACCATCACGGCTCCGCAGGAAAAATGGAGGTTATCTCCATGGTTGAAATGTTTTCAAGATCGGAGGAAAAGTTCGGAGTGAAATACTTGAATTATATTGGTGACGGAGACGCGAAGACATTCAAAGCGATTGTGGACATGCAACCTTATGGCGATGATTTCgatgtaaaaaaaagtgaatgTGTCGGCCACGTCGAGAAAAGAATGGGAAGTCGTTTGCGAAGCGTAAAAACATCTGCTAAACTCGGAGGTAGAGGAAAATTGACAGAAGTCCTTACTAAaaaatggacaaaatattaCGGTCTAGCTATAAGAAGGAACCATGAATCCGTTGAAGAAATGCAGAAGGCTGTAATGGCTACTTTCTATCATATGATTTCCACCGGTGAAAACCCGCAACACCAAAACTGTCCCACAGGAACTAACTCATGGTGCAAATGGCGCGTTGCAGAAGCTGCAGGTACCATAGGAAGTTATGAGCACCTACCTGCACTCCATCCGGACGTACAGGAGCACATTCTGCCAATTTATGAAGATTTGTCACGAGTAGATTTATTAGAAAGATGCTTAGGTGGCCACACACAGAATGCGAACGAGAGTTTTAACGCCACAATATGGCGATTGGCCCCTAAACATTTAAACTGCGGCTTCAAAATCGTGGAAATCGCTTCTTTCCTGGCTGCTGGCACATTTAATGAAGGCTATAGTTTTGTGCTGCAATTAATGCAAGCACTGGACCTCATTATCGGCCGAGAGTGCAAAATGTTCGCCCATGAACACGACGCGCAGCGGCTGAAGAGACAAGAACGGCGCAGCCTCAGCAGCATCAGGGAGGAACGAACTATTCGTGGGGAACAAAATGCGGCCCTGCTCGAAGAGTTTGAGGAAGAGGAAGGTCTAATGTATGGACCTGGCATAGCGGATTAG